Proteins found in one Quercus robur chromosome 2, dhQueRobu3.1, whole genome shotgun sequence genomic segment:
- the LOC126715353 gene encoding uncharacterized protein LOC126715353, producing the protein MSGGTPTGGGYMRQRHSQGYASSGDDLEDDACSRTRPTSPSVPRNRTWIEILENFLWLASAVFIIYYGDRRSNLIYLLLHDGRIRRTPLYLGMLGVGLNVLIFVYSSMSIWSVRRFDEKWELTSISVLPFVTLLGLVSFCLLCFALWPIWSFLSLPLLFTLFMAGMVIFPQILIGTFRPQYDMFRID; encoded by the exons ATGTCAGGCGGGACCCCAACTGGGGGTGGATATATGAGGCAGAGGCACAGCCAGGGGTATGCCTCGAGTGGTGATGACCTTGAGGATGATGCATGCTCGAGGACACGTCCTACATCACCTTCAGTTCCAAGAAACCGGACATGGATTGAGATTTTGGAGAATTTCCTTTGGCTTGCTTCAGCAGTCTTTATTATATACTATGGTGATCGGCGCTCCAATTTGATATATCTCTTGTTGCATGATGGCCGAATCAGAAG AACACCTTTATACCTTGGGATGTTGGGTGTCGGTTTGAATGTTCTCATCTTCGTTTATTCAAGTATGTCAATTTGGAGTGTCAGGAGGTTTGATGAAAAATGGGAACTGACAAGTATATCTGTTTTGCCGTTCGTTACCCTTCTTGGACTCGTCTCATTTTGCTT GTTGTGTTTTGCTTTGTGGCCAATATGGAGTTTCCTGAGCCTTCCTCTTCTG TTCACACTCTTTATGGCCGGCATGGTTATATTCCCCCAAATTTTGATTGGGACATTCAGGCCACAATACGATATGTTCCGTATAGATTAA